The sequence TTGGCAGGGGTTAACTTCTTTGTCAGGAGTTCAGAGGCAGGTAAATTTTGGATGAGGGAATGTATTTATAGATTTTTAAATCTACGGACTTTTATTTGTTGGCTTCTTTTGATGGCTTCTTTTGTTTGTTGATCTGGTCAGGTGGTTTCTATGGTCCTTATATCTTGGTTCAAAGAATTAAAAGACATTTCCAAGGCTGATGAAGTCATTGCTGGGATTTCAAGCAAATTTAGGCTATGTTTGTTGGATTTATTAACTTGCAGTAACCATGCATATCCCACAAAAGATTCTCTCCTACCTTATGCTGAACTCTCTAGAACATATAGTAAGATGCGCAATGAGGCAAGTCAATTGTATACTGCTACGGAGTCATCTGGCTTGTACAGTGATCTCTTGTCATCTATTGAAGTGGACATTCAGAGTTTGACTGCAGATGATGCTTTGAGTTTTGCATCAAAGCTTACATTTACGGGTAATGGTATTTCTGAAGTGGAATTTGATGGACGGAATCTGTTTGAGGAATTGGAGTCTCTTAAGCAGAAACTATTAACAACTTCTGGATATTTGAAATGTGTTCAGGTACCTTTTAGTTGCAAATAGAGCAAAATAGTCATAAAGCAGCTTTGTAACTTAGATCTATCATTTTTCTGTGAGCACTCATCGTTCCAGAATAATTGTTAGTTATATCTGCTCTCCCTGGAGAGTTTCCAGAGATTTTCTGACATTCAGATTGCTATTTTCTTGTGGTTTCAGAATAATTTGCATCTCACTGTCTCAGCTTTACTAGCAGCTGCAGTTGTTTGGATGTCAGAGCTTCCGGCAAAACTCAATCCAATCATTCTGCCTATAATGTCTTCCATCAAAAGAGAACAGGTATTTTGTACTCATAATCCAGAAACACCAGTAGTGTATTGAATAAGTATAAATCTTCGTGATAAGTGAAGGAGCTGTCTATTTCATTATTTCGCGATTCACTTAACACCCTGTTATTATGATTTGCCCTGAAGGAGGAAATACTTCAAAATAAGGCTGCTGAATCGTTAGCAGAGCTTATTTATCACTGCATCGGACGCAAACCCAGTCCAAATGACAAGCTTATCAAGAATTTATGTACTTTTGCATGCATGGATCCTTGTGAAACTCCCCAGGCAGGAGCTCTAAGTTCTGTTGAGTTAATTGAAGATCATGATCTATTAGCCTTTGGGAGTAGTAGCGGTAGACATAGATCAAAAGTTAATATGCTCCCTGCTGGGGAAGACCGATCAAAGGCTGAAGGTTACATTAGCAGACGGGGTTCTGAACTTGCATTGAAATATTTATGCATGAGGTTTGGTGGTTCTTTGTTTGACAAACTTCCTAAGATCTGGCATTGCCTTGTTGAGGTCCTCAAGCCTTGTAATCATGAATGCCTGACTCCAGAAGACGAAAAGCTGATTGATCAGTCTATTAATTCTGTTAAAGATCCTCAGATTTTGATAAACAATATTCAAGTAAGCATTCTGCTTTTTGTTCAATGACACAAGTAAAACTAAATCAGTTTGTTGCACAGAATCTTCAGTAACTAAAGTTAATGAAAAATCATTTCTCCTTGAGTCTTACTTGGCAAAATAGTTGCAGGTGAATGCAAAATAAACTTATCAAAAAAGCAGTAGGTTTTGCTATGCTTTGTGAGTATCACCACAAAGTACATGAAGATACTTCTGATAGTAAATATGGCATTTATTGGGACTACTTTGAAGATCCTGTGCACCTTACTTCTTATATTTTATTGTCTCCGTGTCATGTCACATGTGACTGGAATGAACCTAATGATACGTATTTGTACATGCTTGCACTATTAAGAGTCAACAACATTTTTTTATGCATTATAATGATAAATGACTGCGCAATAGGATAACTTTAATGCTGATCTCAGGTTAATTATCTTCTGTTCTTTTCTTATTCCTTTCCTTTGGTTTGTGGCAGGTGATTCGTTCTATTGCTCCTTCCTTGGAGGCATCACTCAGGCTGAAAATCCTAACTCTCTTACCATGTATTTTTAGATGTGTCAGACATTCTCATATTGCTGTAAGATTAGCTGCATCACGATGTATCACAGCAATGGCCAAGTCAATGACTTTGGATGTTATGGCGCCCCTTATTGAGAATGTTGTTCCTATGTTAGGTGATATGTCATCTGTGCATGCCAGACAAGGAGCTGGCATGCTTGTTAGTTTGCTAGTACATGGGTTGGGTTTGGAACTGGTCCCATACGCTCCTTTGTTGGTTGTCCCTCTTTTACGGTGCATGAGTGACTGTGATCACTCGGTTAGACAGAGTGTAACACATAGTTTTGCTGCCCTGGTGCCACTTCTTCCGCTAGCACGTGGTGTGTCTCCACCGGTTGGTCTGACTGACCGTTTGTCTAAAAATAAGGAGGATGCACAATTTCTGGAGCAACTAGTTGACAATTCTCATATTGATGACTTCAAACTCCCATTTGAGCTAAAAGTGACTCTTCGGAGGTAACTCCACCTTTTCTGACAATACTTGTGCTTTCTGGAgtaaatttaattaaagaagTGTAACACATGAGGATTTATTGTTGTCAGTGCAGTTGGAAGCATAGTCTTCTCTTTCAATAGCAATGATACTCTTTGGCAGGCTCAGTTTTTGATTCATAGATTTAGAAATAGTTCATATTGTCCCAGCATTTTGTTGGTCTTTTTGGTTAGGAAGGAAAAGGACCATAATTGAAGGCTTGAAGGAATCCCTTCATGATGTCTTGGAGAAGATAGTTTTTTGGGTCAGCTGTGGTTTAACAAAGACTTAATTGAATTTGATGCTACTAGAAAATTTAGTATGTCATCTAGTTACTCTATTTATTTGGGACTCTTTCAACTTTTTCAAGGGGATTTTCATCTGTATGATAAGAGAGCATATTGCCTAGGATAAGTCTTATTCcaaatattaatgtattattCTCATCTCTCAATTCTGATTTTCATTTTTGCCTGCCATCAAGACTTTCCTTTCAATGGTATATGTTGTTTTTTTTTACCGTTTTTGGTTTCCTCTTTATGTTCAGGTATCAACAAGAAGGTATAAACTGGCTAGCATTTTTAAGACGGTTTAATCTTCACGGAATTTTATGTGATGATATGGGCCTTGGTAAGACCCTTCAATCATCAGCAATTGTGGCATCTGATATAGCAGAGCATGTTGCTGCAAATAAGGGTGAGGATTTGCCACCGTCGTTAATTATATGTCCTTCAACCCTTGTTGGACACTGGGTCTACGAGATAGAGAAGTTTATTGATCCTTCTCTTTTGACAACACTTCAATACATTGGTTCTGCCCAAGAGCGATCTTCGCTGCGACCACAATTTAGCAAGCATAATGCAATTGTAACTTCATATGATGTCGTCCGGAAAGATATTGATCATCTCAAGCAGTTCTTCTGGAATTACTGCGTCCTAGATGAAGGACACATTATAAAGAACTCAAAGTCTAAAGTCACAGTTGCTGTGAAACAGATTAAGGCTAAACATCGCCTCATATTGAGTGGAACACCAATCCAGGTTTGTCATCTGATTTAAGTTCTTCTGGCAAGCATAAGTTTGTGCCGATTGCTTACAAAAAACACTTTCTGTTTGCAGAACAACGTGTTGGATCTTTGGTCTCTTTTTGACTTCCTTATGCCAGGTTTTCTTGGAACAGAAAGACAAGTATGCCATATATTTCTCACTTTTGGACACtgttttttctttgtttatcCATGGGGTTATGATTAATGGATCATGCTATTTCAGTATTTTGTAGCCTCATATGCTTGTTGACTAACACTCTTGTGCAGTATATACTaagaatttgaaataaatttatatatgctATGCATCATCTGCAATTCTAAGACTTGAGGAAATGATTGGCTGTTCATGCTTTCTAGTGCATTGGTATCCATATGGCAGAGCATGATTCTGGGGATATATCTGGGTTCTCTTGGAAATAGCATGTGAAGTTACTCGTAGTTCTAAGTGCAATTAGGTCTTGTTAATGCGGATAGCTGATATCAAGAGGATTGCCTGTGGAAATTGGAAACTGAATATATCGTAATTATTTTCCTCTTCTACCAGAGTCGTATTTAAGTGGGAAGGATATATTAGTCTCCATGTGGAAACcgtaaaattttaaatatgggATGTAGAGGTACACCTAGCATGAATTATGATTAGAAGATTGCAGCAGACcatgttgtgtgtgtgtgtgtgcgtgcgtGCTTTGATATACAAGCTCCATGAACGATGAACCCAAAGGTCGCTAGCCTTCTAGGTTGGGGATTTTGTTACCGTATCTCTGCTCTActacaaaacaaaaataaaatatttagttgGTGGTTGGTTTGTGGTCAATAGAATTAGCCAATTAGGGAATGAGAATACGTGGGTAATCATTAGTCTAAGCTTGGTGCTTCAACAATGTTTATTCTAATATAATGTGATGGACCATTTGTTTGTCATTAGTCTAAGCATGGTGCTTCAACAGTTTCAGGCCACCTATGGGAAACCTCTGTTAGCAGCCCGGGATCCCAAATGTTCAGCAAAAGATGCAGAAGCAGGGGTACTGGCAATGGAAGCATTGCACAAGCAGGTGTTTGGCTTAATTGTTAATCTTCTATTTTCTGGAACAATCTACCAGCATTTAGATGAGTTCTGAATTCGTTAACTGTTTTGTCTGGGTGGTTCTTCTCAATTATAGGTCATGCCTTTCCTTTTGCGCCGTACAAAAGATGAAGTTTTATCTGATCTGCCTGAGAAGATTATTCAGGACAGATATTGTGACTTGAGTCCTGTACAACTGAAACTATATGAGCAGTTTTCTGGTTCCCATGTTAGAAAAGAAATCTCAAATATAGTAACGGAAAATGAAGATGCAGGAGCGGCTCCTAAGGCATCTTCACATGTTTTCCAGGTATTTAGTGTTCTTGTGACAAATCTACTTAAATTTATCATGCCCTAATAACCTATATGTTCTCTGTTTCAGGCACTTCAGTATTTGTTGAAACTTTGTAGTCATCCGTTACTGGTTGTTGGTGAAAGAATTCCAGATTCACTGCTACCTGTTCTATCTGAACTTGTTCCTGCGAACTCTGATATCGCTTCAGAGCTTCATAAGCTATACCATTCTCCTAAACTTGTTGCTCTCCAGGAGATAATGGAAGAGTGCGGAATAGGTGTCGATGCTTCCAATTCTGAGGGTGCAATTACTGTTGGGCAGCACAGAGTTCTGATATTTGCACAGCATAAAGTAAAGAATTCTGTATCTCTTGTCAATGATAACTCCTCCTCCCGCATGCTGGGTTTTCTTATTTTGTAATTGTGACTCTTTATGCAGGCCCTTTTAGACATTATTGAAAAAGACTTGTTTCAAACACATATGAAAAAGTGAGTAGCACCTCCTAATTATGTGTTTATTCTTGTCAAGGCGTCCCTTTATTTCTATAGATGTCTTCATTGTGAGATATTCTGATAATGATTTAATCGCTTATGCCTGCTTCCAAGCAGTGTTACGTATTTGCGGTTGGATGGATCAGTTGAACCTGAGAAACGCTTTGAAATTGTCAAAGCTTTCAACTCTGACCCTACAATTGATGCTCTGCTGCTGACAACACATGGTAGGATCTCGTTCACTTTCTAAAGCTAAGAAAGTAACTATTTGTGACTTGAACCTTCTATTGTTGTTTTCAGTTGGTGGGCTTGGTTTGAACTTGACATCGGCTGATACCCTTGTTTTCATGGAGCATGACTGGAATCCCATGAGAGATCACCAGGTAGGGATACAGTTGGTCCTTGTTATGGCTTATATATCCTACTCATTTGAAAATATTGGATTAAGCACACACATATTTTGTATGCTTATGATGTTCCATCTACTATTACTAGTATTTTATGACAGGTTTCATAAAAGGGTTGAATGATGGTTTTTTGTGGATTGTTAATTCTCTGCTTCTTATCTTTAGAACCATCGATAGCAACAATCTAATGCTCATGTATGAAAAAGCTTGTGAATTTTGAATTACCATGTATAAAACATGAATATCGGCTTCGGCTGGTTGCGAGTGGCCATCAACAATCCCATTGTTTCTATTTCAAACCGGGCCAAAAGATAAAATAAGCCTGAATTGATTATCAACTTGACTGATATCTCTGAGCAAAAACAGGCCAACAGCTCTAGTTGGAgaaataacttataagctcggCAAattaagctcctaaacaacttataagctgtaaaaataagctccaacagcttataagctccccaaggATTGAAGAAATCCAGAAGGATCAAAATACATttcaagctctctctctctttaattttctctcactagcttataagctcaagcatccaaacactttgacaacttataagctcttgagaacttacatcttataagctcttgaaacatcttataagttgctagagcttataagctctttaaaataagcttaaccGAACATCCCCTTGCATAAGCTATTATAAATGAGAGAGAGCATTCAGGCTTTCTGATTTGATCTGAAATAGTGATGATATGACCTTGTGACACCTATTTGTCTGTGTGTTCATGAAGGAATACCAAATTTCTTGATACTGTGTCGTACCTTGTGAATTTAGAAAATGCACTTGCTATAACGTCAAGTTTTTCTCAGTGTCAttttatgaatcatgtttttgCTTGTAGTAAATAAGATAAATGCAGAACCTTCATCTGATTTTTGCAACACTTGCAGGCAATGGACAGAGCACACAGGTTAGGTCAGCGGAAAGTTGTAAATGTCCACCGCCTTATCATGCGAGGCACCTTAGAGGAGAAGGTGATGAGTCTCCAAAAGTTCAAAGTTTCAGTGGCTAATGCTGTGATAAATGCAGACAACGCGAGCATGAATACAATGAATACAGATCAGTTGCTCGATCTATTCACTTCCGCTGAAGGCCAAAAGGTATCCTGCTCAGCATTCTGTACTAGTGATATATTGCTTCGCATAATTTCCTGACTCATGAACGATCTGTTTGTTATACAGGGAGCACGAGCACCGAAATCATCAAAGGCAGGTGACGATGATGCAAAAATACTAGGCAGGGGAAAGGGACTAAAGTCAATTCTTGGCGGGCTAGAAGAACTATGGGACCAATCACAGTACACCGAAGAATACAACCTGAACCAATTTTTGGCGAAGTTGAATGGCTGAGTCGAACGCAGCGAGCTCTCGATATTTAGGAGCGGAGTATCGTCCTGACTCACGCGGCACCGGAATAAGCTGCGCAGGGTGTACAAAGTGTAAATTCTTTAAGTCGCAGCTTCAATTTTGACATTTAGGTTATAGATGTTCTCTGTGTTTTTTGTCAATTTTTTAGTTGGGTTTGGCCCATCTTAGTGCTTGCTGGGGGAAAAGCCATGAAGTAGTTTAGCTCGGGCTTTGTTGCCACCATAAGCCAATGCAAATATAGCTCAGGGGCGCTACCACATTCTGTAAATTTTGGATACTGTAAATACATTCAGATTATCCTAATTTACACTCTTTTCCCAAAAATTTTCACATTTCCGGATGTGAAAATGCTGTTGCCCCACTTTCTTTTTCCTAATTTACACACTTTCCCGAATTATTCCATtcgaggaaaaaaaaaaaatactactccctctatgccattacaaatgtcacacttttcataatgagatgtttcattacaaatgtctcattctttttttgacaatatattcacatttcttaattttcgtgccaaaagtaatgagacatttataatgggacggagagagtataaaatAATATCCTAAATAATAAAGGTATATATCTaacatatttatataaaaacacacacaaataaTAAATACTCAATTAATGATTTATAAATTtgtagtatcgaatcgaatatcatatTTGATTACTGATCGAATCAAATATTCATAATTGAATACGAATAGAATAGTTTCAATTACGAATATCAATATTTCAAATTGAATATCAAATCgagtaaaaatatttgattcatttataATTCTTATGTACAATAACTAGTAAAATTTTGCTATTATGCAGTAATATGTATAGACAGTGGCGAGAAAGGAACAACAAGGTGTGGAACAATAGATCAACCACTCCTCATGCCATCAGAAAGGTAGCTGCAGtttagtgtgcgtgtgttggccaagcggtaaggggttaatacctaaggccaaaggtcttgggttcgaatttCCTATGGCACGgccatttaatttctttatctaatattgtaaatttatcaaaaaaaaaaaaaaaggcagcTGCAGCACGTCTAGAATGGCTAGATGCACATGCACCAGCAAGGGCCGTTGCTGGAAGGGACAGACGGCTTAGCTGCGTTAGTTGGCACGACCTTCCCGATGAGTGGATGAAATGCTCTATCAATGCAGCTTTCTTTGCTTCCAAGTCGAGAACATGTGCTGCTCTTATTCTTCCAAATGTGAAAGGGGATTTTGTGGGAGCGAATGTGGTGATTATGGTGGGTTGCTTGAGAGTGGCGGAGGGGGATGCAATGTGTGTGAGGGAAGCTCTTTCTTGAATAAAGACGAGACAACTCGATCATGTGGAAATGACTGCAAATAGCAAGATGGTGGTGGACGCTTTGGAGTTTGGACTCCATGAACACTGATAGGTCTGAATTAGAATCTATCATTAAAGATTGCCGCCAGTTACTTGAGAGTATAGTGCACGTTCGTGTTTCTTATTCTAAGCGGTTGCCATTGAGGGTTGCTCATCGTTTAGCTAGAAGTGCTTGTAATTTTCCTAATGCGTATGTTTGGGATGCACCTCCGACTCATGTGGATGGTCTTCTTCATATTTCATGTGTTTGTGCTTAATAGGATCctctttttgtttttaaaaaaaataaaataattaaaagaaaaatgtaTATTGGAATAATAATCGATTATGGTCaataattatgttataattataaaaattattgtaaCTCATTGTTATCAAATAATCGTCCATTGCTAACATTTGTTGATTATAAactgaaagagaaaaaataaattgtagaAAATCATAATGAAATACGAATAACcaagcctttttttttttttttgagaaagtgAAATAACCAAGCCTTAAGTATCAACTTTTCACTTCTTTTTAATGACAATTAATTATAAACCTTATGAACaaaataattgtaaattctatttttttcaactagatttaaaagaaagaaagaaaaaacttgCATGAAATGATGAAAATATGCAATCGGGGGGAAGGCTACCTCTCCGACTCCCCTAAAACCAGTCTTTGATAGTGCATATCTTGGCCCAATCGTCTCATCGAAATTGATCTCTCTGTGAAGACGGCGTGTTGTCTGCTTCAACTTCACAATTTCAGTCAGTGATGTAAAAATCGGAAGCATTTGTCTGCCACCTCTTTTGTGTCATGTACATATTCGATGAATTGCCCCAGAGATAAAAGATGTTCAACCAAAGGCGGAATTTCATCAATCTTGCTTCCGCCGCCGCCTACTTCCACCCGTCCATCCACATTCAGGCGCGCAATCTCGTCAACGTGAAGCTCAAATGGGTAAAAGACGCCGCTCTTGATCCCGTAGTTTCTTGCGGCGTTCACCTCAAAGCTACTTGTATCCTCATCTCTCTCATAGCCTCCgcccccaatctctctctcccCATCCACCGCCTCTCCCGCCACCGCCGCCAGCTCGGCCTCCCTTCCGACCTCAAACTCTCCACCTTCATCCGTCGCTTCCCCAACATTTTCCAAGAGTTTCATCTCCCTGATTCTAGCGGTACCCCTGTTCCGTGGTACAGATTATCGCCTGAAGCGTCGGATGTTTGCTCTCAAGAACTGCGTGTTGTGTGTGAGGATTGCTACGTGGATATCTTGAACAGGCTCCGGAAACTGCTTATGCTCACGAGGGAGAGATTGCTCCCTCTGCAGACAATCGATCAGCTATGGTGGGATTTAGGGTTACCTTTCGATTTTGGGGATAAGTTTATCCGGAAGCATCCGGATTTGTTTTCGTTATGTGAAGCTGCCCGATGATCGTGTGGGATTGAAACTGCTAGTTTGGGATGATCGTTTGGCATTGTCCCATTTGGAGTCAAGGAGCTCGATTAGTTTGAGAAAGAACGAGTCTTTGATGTTTCCGATCGGATTCACAAGGGGTTTTGGGTTGAAGAAGAAGTGTATGGAGTGGTTGAATGAGTGGCAGAAGCTGCCTTACACTAGCCCGTATGCTGACGCGTCGCATTTGGATCCGAGGACGGATGTGGCCGAGAAGAGGCTTGTTGGAGTGTTTCATGAGCTTCTCCATCTCACAATACACAAGAAGATTGAGAGGAAGAATGTGAGCAACCTTCGAACGCCTCTGGCCATGCCTCAGAAGTTCACCAAGGCGTTTGAAAGGCATCCGGAGATCTTTTACATATCGAAGAAGGGCGCAACACAGACTGTTGTTCTCAGGGAGGGGTACGATCGGGGACAGCTGATTGAGAAGCACCCACTGGCTGATATTCGGGATAAGTATTCGAGCATGATGAAGAGTGGATTTTTGGATAGAAGCCGGGGAGTGTATAAGAGGGAGAGGAAGGGTTCTGAGGATGAAGTGGTGAGGGTTCCTCTTGGTGGAAGAAGAAGTAGGTTTGAGTTTGAGTTCGAGTCTGAATCAGAGGCAGATTGTAATGTGCTTTCAGAATATGAATCTGATGAAACTGGTTAGGAGTTGTAGTACTTTGCAAACTGTTTGAGCAATGGATCCTCATTTGATCTGAATATTTTATGGCATgatgcatgtgtgtgtgtgtgtgtgtgtgttttgtctGGCTGTCCTTGTATGTTAATGGTACATTGCACACAGAGTTGACCACTTCTTCTGCCTGGTATATTTTTGGAACAAGGAATCATCACCGTATGATTATTTTGATGTAAAAAGTGTTTGGATTTGGTAGGAAAGTTCTCATGATTGTCCTGTTTCTTCAAGTGAGGCTTCTGGGAAGAGAAAATATGCACCCGCCCTccaaagttttaaaaaataggAACTGCCCCTGATATTGCACTGACGTTAAATAGTTTGAAAATTTCACTATATATTTCATTGATTGTAGCATATAAAAACCGTTAGATCTTAGGAGAAACTGAACTATGATTACAAATTTACAAGTTTCACTACTGCTGATTAGAGAAACTAGAAGAGCATATACATGTTAAGAAGCTCTTATTCTGCCCTGGCATACTCTATTACTGCATATGCTAATCTATTACTGCATATGCTACATCAACTTGTGACATTTTTGCAGCTTTAGCAATTTTGGGCGTATGACACCGCTACCATGCGTGGAAATTGAAAAGCCAAAATTAGAGGAATAACGCCTGCAGTCAAGATTTTACAAGGTCAGTGAGAAGTAAAGATTTCACAAGGGATATATTGCCATTTAATTGAATATGTTGATGATGGATGAAAGCATACAGATGTTAAAAAGACCCATAACATCAagtatagaaattgattatagACTTATAGTATCTAATCTAAAAATATCTAGATTGATTGCacactaattaatagttcaagaACATGAGGCACATATGTTACCTTGAATTTGTGTCCAGGATCAATAATTTCGTTCTTTATTTCATTCTGCTACCACTCTTCTTCCTTGGGGTATGATGATGAAATGAACGTGGACTACATGTAAATTAAAACAGAGAAAAATGCATATATCAGTTAGGAAACCTCAGTTTTACACGAATGAGAGGAAAATAATGACAATTATCCAAACCTTTATCTTCTGCAAAtgaatgaaattaaattaaattaattaccCGCAACTTTGTGGAACCGACCATGAAGGTGGCTGACTTTTCCTGACATTTTCTGGTAAAGAGAGGTAACTTTTCCAGTCCTCAAGCAAGATGTTGAGATCATGAATCTTATTGTCCAAACCAGCGCAGCAATTTGCGTGCATTGTGCATACTAAATTCAAGTCTTTGCTAGGCTCACAAAACCCTCCAAAGTAAGCTGTGTCTAGAAACTTGATCTCTAATCCGATCTCCCTAATGAAAGGATTATACTTTATCTTGTTAAGTACATCCTGATCATGCTTCTTTGGATAATACTGTCGTGATTTGTACCAGAATTTATAAAACTCGATAGTCTTATTGCTTGACTTGACGTAATTGAAACCTCCATTAGGTGCATTGTTCAAGTCTGAGGGGTTCCCCCTAAAACTATCGCATGAAATCTGGAAGTCGGTATCCAGTGTAAAAATGTGGAAATGGATTTCTTAACCACATGATATCTGCATCCTGCACCATTATGAACCTCATGGCTCTTAGTCTAATACTTGATTTAACATGCATTTAAATTTGGAAATAGTAAAAAGTATATGAATGGTACGTGCACTAGTAAGAGATGGAAGATACCGTGAAAACGAAATTGTATCCCATCTCAAGAACACTTCGTAGGAAATCAACCCTTCTCCACATCATCTTTAAGTAGCCTGGAGTCATGAAATGTGcctcaccagagaagtcaaCATCTTCTGTTGTTAGATTATAGCAGTTCAACTGTGGAGTACTTAAACAGTAATCAAAAGCCTTCTTGTCCAGAGCAACGACCACCAAATGTTTAAGAAGCCCGAGTGTCTGATTCCCGATTCTGAAGCTCTTAAGAAAGAGATCAAATATTGAATCTGGTTCGATCCATGCTTCGTTTAAGGTTGTTATAATCACCGTTCTGTCAGGCATGGATGCCCTTTTCAATACATGAACTAACCCCAGCCCTCCACTCCCCTGAGAAGGCATATAGTAGAGGTGTTTCACAATTGTTATTCCCATTCATAAAAGGTAAATACTGAATACACATCAACTGTTTCCTAACAATTTGGTGGAACTACTAAATCTTTATCAGTGTCATATATTCGTAGCACATCACATAACCATTGCATGCACTATATGAAAAAGTTAAAGGCGTTTGAATTACTTACTGGAGTGGTGCAGGTTTTTGCACGACAGAAGGAGAACGAGGAGATGGATCTGGTGAGTAACTGGATAGGGCTTGTAGAGGATTGATAGAACGCGAGGCATGTGAGAGTAACCAGAGTGAACCATA comes from Salvia miltiorrhiza cultivar Shanhuang (shh) chromosome 3, IMPLAD_Smil_shh, whole genome shotgun sequence and encodes:
- the LOC131014979 gene encoding TATA-binding protein-associated factor BTAF1 isoform X1; its protein translation is MAQQSSRLHRLLTLLDTGSTQATRFSAARQIGEIAKSHPQDLNALLSKVSQYLRSKKWDTRVAAAHAIGAIAENVKHTSVTELSSCVDAKILETGISATFDDVVALPNWHSRTGAGTSFRSFDLNKVLEFGALVASGGQEYDIASDNCKNPKERLARQKQNLKRRLGLDVCEQFMDVNDVIRDEDLIEQKVAYPGNGIAFQYFSSQRSRNIQQFVTTMVPTSRSRRPSARELNLLKRKAKSNSKDQSKGWSKDGDTEAAPSHDMVSPKSIPVDTSSSYKQLTDVISDEESFEMDGDGVWPFQTFVEQLLVDMFDPVWEVRHGSIMALREILTYQGASAGILMPEASSRSPSVSNLKVEDDDTTMKREREIDLNLQVPLDESEPILKKPKIEDAAFPISDSSNADPEVCMNVDEEGPTLPTGANGEVDINFVKVETQSGIGSACHSTNDATEVKDSTEGNESLEKMDILKNLTQNCELLNFVKDARNSWLRNCEFLQDCAIRFLCLLSLDRFGDYVSDQVVAPVRETCAQALGAVLKYMPPTLVRETLNILLQMQRRPEWEIRHGSLLGIKYLVAVRQEMLHDLLGSVLPACKTGLEDPDDDVRAVAAEALIPTSAAIASLKGPVLHCIIMLLWDILLDLDDLSPSTSSVMNLLAEIYSQEEMIPKTFGTLGSKEKPELDLNEIDLTDDLQEGMGSLENPYMLSTLAPRLWPFMRHSITSVRLSAIRTLERLLEAGYRRSITDESSSFWPSFIVGDTLRIVFQNLLLESNEEILLCSERVWHLLTKCAVEDLENAVKLYFSLWIELATTPYGSLLDATKMFWPVALPRKSHVKAAAKMRAAMLESENQKNKALESTESMSIERNGDASASSTKIFVGADLDISVTYTRVLTAAALGLMASKLNGPSLHHVFDPLWQGLTSLSGVQRQVVSMVLISWFKELKDISKADEVIAGISSKFRLCLLDLLTCSNHAYPTKDSLLPYAELSRTYSKMRNEASQLYTATESSGLYSDLLSSIEVDIQSLTADDALSFASKLTFTGNGISEVEFDGRNLFEELESLKQKLLTTSGYLKCVQNNLHLTVSALLAAAVVWMSELPAKLNPIILPIMSSIKREQEEILQNKAAESLAELIYHCIGRKPSPNDKLIKNLCTFACMDPCETPQAGALSSVELIEDHDLLAFGSSSGRHRSKVNMLPAGEDRSKAEGYISRRGSELALKYLCMRFGGSLFDKLPKIWHCLVEVLKPCNHECLTPEDEKLIDQSINSVKDPQILINNIQVIRSIAPSLEASLRLKILTLLPCIFRCVRHSHIAVRLAASRCITAMAKSMTLDVMAPLIENVVPMLGDMSSVHARQGAGMLVSLLVHGLGLELVPYAPLLVVPLLRCMSDCDHSVRQSVTHSFAALVPLLPLARGVSPPVGLTDRLSKNKEDAQFLEQLVDNSHIDDFKLPFELKVTLRRYQQEGINWLAFLRRFNLHGILCDDMGLGKTLQSSAIVASDIAEHVAANKGEDLPPSLIICPSTLVGHWVYEIEKFIDPSLLTTLQYIGSAQERSSLRPQFSKHNAIVTSYDVVRKDIDHLKQFFWNYCVLDEGHIIKNSKSKVTVAVKQIKAKHRLILSGTPIQNNVLDLWSLFDFLMPGFLGTERQFQATYGKPLLAARDPKCSAKDAEAGVLAMEALHKQVMPFLLRRTKDEVLSDLPEKIIQDRYCDLSPVQLKLYEQFSGSHVRKEISNIVTENEDAGAAPKASSHVFQALQYLLKLCSHPLLVVGERIPDSLLPVLSELVPANSDIASELHKLYHSPKLVALQEIMEECGIGVDASNSEGAITVGQHRVLIFAQHKALLDIIEKDLFQTHMKNVTYLRLDGSVEPEKRFEIVKAFNSDPTIDALLLTTHVGGLGLNLTSADTLVFMEHDWNPMRDHQAMDRAHRLGQRKVVNVHRLIMRGTLEEKVMSLQKFKVSVANAVINADNASMNTMNTDQLLDLFTSAEGQKGARAPKSSKAGDDDAKILGRGKGLKSILGGLEELWDQSQYTEEYNLNQFLAKLNG